A part of Pectobacterium cacticida genomic DNA contains:
- the suhB gene encoding inositol-1-monophosphatase: MHPMLNIAIRAARKAGNLIAKNYETPDAVEASQKGNNDFVTNVDRDAERLIIEVIRKSYPQHTIIGEECGELAGDDPAVQWVIDPLDGTTNFIKRLPHFAVSIAVRIKGRTEVAVVYDPMRNELFTATRGQGAQVNGYRLRSSNARDLDGTILATGFPFKLKQHSKSYINVIGALFTHCADFRRTGSAALDLAYVAAGRVDGFFEIGLKPWDFAGGELLVREAGGIVTDFVGGHNYLTSGNLVAGNPRVVKAILGTIREELSDALKH; this comes from the coding sequence ATGCATCCGATGCTCAATATCGCTATACGCGCGGCGCGTAAAGCCGGTAATTTAATTGCTAAAAACTATGAAACGCCTGACGCTGTCGAAGCCAGTCAGAAGGGCAACAATGATTTTGTTACCAACGTTGATCGGGATGCAGAACGTCTGATCATTGAAGTCATCCGCAAGTCTTACCCACAGCACACCATTATTGGTGAAGAGTGTGGAGAATTGGCAGGTGATGATCCGGCAGTACAATGGGTTATCGATCCTCTGGATGGCACCACTAATTTCATTAAACGTTTACCCCACTTTGCTGTTTCTATCGCCGTCCGTATTAAGGGCCGTACTGAAGTTGCGGTCGTGTACGATCCGATGCGTAATGAATTGTTTACTGCGACCCGGGGTCAAGGCGCTCAAGTAAACGGCTATCGTCTGCGCAGCAGTAATGCCCGCGACCTGGACGGGACGATACTGGCAACCGGCTTTCCCTTCAAATTAAAACAACACAGCAAAAGTTATATTAACGTCATTGGCGCATTGTTCACTCACTGTGCCGATTTCCGCCGCACGGGCTCTGCCGCACTGGATCTGGCCTATGTTGCCGCGGGTCGCGTTGACGGTTTCTTTGAAATCGGTCTAAAACCGTGGGACTTTGCGGGTGGCGAGCTTCTGGTTCGTGAAGCAGGTGGAATCGTGACAGACTTCGTTGGCGGCCATAATTACCTGACGTCCGGCAATCTGGTTGCAGGTAATCCCCGCGTGGTAAAAGCCATTCTTGGCACCATCCGCGAAGAATTGAGTGATGCGCTAAAACACTAA
- a CDS encoding ABC transporter substrate-binding protein, which translates to MLTKSARTFFLTTLLATPLFSYATQYPLTVTDFGGRSVTIKQEPQRIILQDGRDIMTMALLDRDNPFKRLVAWNNLAKKQDIATWNMLKEKWPQSVGILDMGFSDKGNVDLESVLSKQPDLMIAQLRARPALKESGVIDKLSALNIPVLFVDYEVNPAKDTAPSIDLLGKVLNREDNAKAYTDFYRDHFAAIQQKTSAITPKPKVFIEPIAGNSDSCCFTHGKNGWGGLIEAIGAKNIGSDLLPGASGFVSLEKIISMKPDAYIMTGSKRGNSQVLPLGYGANIADVRNQAQTLLNRTGISQIPAVQAKHVYGVYHHFYNHPYNIVGMEYLAKDIYPQAFASLNPDDTYHQIIQKFTSLPDRDFIFAWKQGE; encoded by the coding sequence ATGTTAACAAAATCTGCAAGAACGTTTTTTCTGACCACACTGCTCGCGACACCACTTTTTAGCTATGCCACCCAATATCCCCTGACCGTCACCGATTTCGGCGGCAGAAGCGTTACAATTAAACAAGAGCCGCAGCGCATCATTTTACAAGATGGGCGCGATATTATGACGATGGCGCTGCTTGACCGCGATAACCCCTTCAAGCGTTTGGTTGCCTGGAATAATCTGGCGAAAAAGCAGGATATCGCCACCTGGAATATGCTGAAAGAAAAATGGCCCCAATCCGTCGGTATTCTGGATATGGGGTTCAGCGATAAAGGCAATGTCGACTTAGAAAGCGTATTGTCAAAACAGCCGGACCTGATGATCGCGCAGCTACGCGCCAGGCCAGCATTAAAGGAAAGCGGCGTCATCGACAAACTTAGCGCGCTCAATATTCCCGTATTGTTTGTCGATTATGAAGTGAATCCGGCTAAAGACACGGCTCCCAGCATCGACCTATTGGGAAAAGTGCTAAATCGCGAAGATAACGCCAAAGCGTATACCGATTTTTATCGCGACCATTTTGCTGCTATCCAGCAAAAAACGTCAGCAATCACCCCGAAACCCAAGGTCTTTATTGAGCCAATCGCTGGCAACTCTGACTCCTGCTGCTTCACGCACGGTAAAAACGGCTGGGGCGGGCTGATCGAAGCGATTGGAGCAAAAAATATTGGTTCGGATCTGCTCCCCGGCGCGTCAGGCTTTGTTTCGTTAGAAAAAATTATCAGCATGAAACCCGATGCGTACATCATGACGGGTTCTAAACGTGGTAATAGCCAGGTGTTGCCACTCGGTTATGGCGCTAACATAGCCGATGTGCGTAATCAGGCTCAGACGTTGCTTAATCGTACCGGTATTAGCCAAATTCCCGCTGTTCAGGCTAAACACGTTTATGGCGTTTACCACCATTTCTACAATCATCCTTATAACATTGTCGGGATGGAATATCTGGCGAAAGACATTTATCCCCAGGCATTCGCCAGCCTGAACCCCGACGATACTTATCATCAGATCATTCAAAAATTCACCTCATTGCCTGACCGTGACTTTATTTTTGCCTGGAAACAAGGTGAGTAG
- a CDS encoding FecCD family ABC transporter permease, which yields MMNNYRGILRRRIGIMAILLLMIIGSLLLDFMMGPSGLTPDVLWQTLTTPDSVDAGIRVIVWDIRLPYALMAIIVGLSLGLAGAEMQTILNNPLASPFTLGVSAAAAFGAALAIVLGVGIPGIPAQWFISANAFIFALLAVLLLDGITRWTQVATSGVVLFGIALVFTFNALVSMLQFIANEDTLQGLVFWTMGSLARASWEKLAILFLVLIIVMPISLLSSWKLTALRLGEDRAISFGINVRHLRLATLLRISILSAISVAFVGPIGFIGLVAPHIARMIFGEDHRFYLPASALIGALVLSMASVASKNLIPGVIIPVGIVTSLVGVPFFLSIILRHRGNV from the coding sequence ATTATGAACAACTATCGCGGCATCCTACGGCGCCGCATAGGTATCATGGCAATATTGCTATTGATGATTATCGGCTCATTGTTATTGGATTTTATGATGGGGCCTTCGGGGCTGACGCCCGATGTGTTATGGCAGACGCTAACTACCCCAGACAGTGTGGATGCAGGAATACGCGTGATCGTCTGGGATATCCGTTTGCCCTACGCGCTGATGGCTATCATTGTCGGGTTGTCGCTGGGTCTGGCTGGCGCAGAGATGCAGACCATCCTAAACAACCCGCTTGCCAGCCCATTTACGCTCGGTGTTTCCGCTGCCGCCGCATTCGGTGCGGCGCTGGCGATCGTCCTCGGCGTTGGTATTCCCGGCATTCCGGCTCAGTGGTTTATCTCAGCAAACGCCTTTATTTTTGCGCTGCTGGCGGTTCTGCTACTCGACGGCATTACCCGTTGGACACAGGTCGCCACCTCTGGCGTGGTTCTTTTTGGCATCGCGCTGGTGTTCACCTTTAATGCGCTGGTTTCTATGCTTCAGTTCATCGCTAATGAAGATACACTGCAAGGTTTGGTGTTCTGGACGATGGGCAGTTTGGCGCGCGCTTCATGGGAAAAATTGGCTATCCTGTTTCTGGTGCTTATCATCGTGATGCCAATCTCGCTGCTGAGTTCGTGGAAATTGACTGCGCTGCGATTGGGAGAAGATCGCGCAATCAGTTTCGGTATCAACGTTCGCCATTTGCGTCTGGCAACGCTGCTGCGTATTAGTATATTGTCCGCCATTTCAGTCGCGTTTGTCGGCCCCATCGGCTTTATCGGTCTGGTGGCGCCGCATATCGCCCGGATGATTTTCGGTGAAGATCATCGCTTCTACCTGCCAGCCAGCGCATTGATCGGGGCATTAGTGCTGTCGATGGCATCCGTCGCCTCGAAGAACCTGATCCCTGGCGTCATCATTCCGGTCGGCATTGTCACATCACTGGTTGGCGTCCCCTTCTTCCTGAGTATCATCCTGCGTCACAGAGGGAATGTATGA
- a CDS encoding ABC transporter ATP-binding protein has protein sequence MNHQASSGLRLSHFRAGYPKRQVISDLSVPLLPCGKITVLLGPNGCGKSTLLRAMAGLNAAEGELWLNDTNLIAQSFAQRAESVVYLPQSLPAGIHLHVLESIIVAQRASGGRHSAEKQDEVIALLRQLGIEHLALSYLDQLSGGQKQLVGLAQSLIRQPALLLLDEPLSALDLNYQFHVMDVVRKETRKRNMITVVVVHDINIALRHGDHVLMLKDGNLIANGAPAEVISPESLATVYGVRGRIERCSQGVPQVIIDGLVSAPTL, from the coding sequence ATGAATCATCAAGCCTCTTCCGGGTTACGGCTTTCCCACTTTCGCGCCGGTTATCCCAAACGCCAGGTAATTAGCGATCTGTCCGTCCCCTTGTTGCCGTGCGGTAAAATTACCGTGCTGCTCGGCCCCAATGGCTGCGGCAAGTCGACCTTGCTACGCGCCATGGCGGGCCTAAATGCAGCAGAAGGCGAGTTGTGGCTGAATGACACTAATCTGATAGCGCAGTCATTCGCACAGCGGGCAGAAAGCGTCGTATATCTGCCGCAATCTTTACCCGCAGGCATTCATTTACATGTGCTGGAATCGATCATCGTTGCGCAGCGGGCGTCGGGAGGCAGGCACAGTGCTGAAAAACAGGATGAAGTAATAGCACTATTACGTCAGTTGGGTATTGAGCACCTGGCGTTAAGTTATCTTGACCAGCTCTCTGGTGGGCAAAAACAGTTGGTTGGCTTAGCACAATCGCTAATCCGCCAGCCTGCTTTGCTGCTTCTGGATGAACCACTCAGTGCGCTAGACTTAAACTATCAGTTCCACGTCATGGATGTGGTGCGTAAAGAAACGCGCAAACGTAATATGATTACCGTCGTCGTGGTACATGACATCAATATCGCACTTCGTCACGGCGACCATGTTCTCATGCTAAAAGACGGTAATCTGATCGCAAATGGCGCACCGGCAGAAGTCATAAGCCCAGAGAGTTTGGCTACGGTTTACGGCGTGCGCGGTCGCATCGAACGCTGTTCACAGGGTGTGCCACAGGTGATTATTGACGGGCTGGTCAGCGCACCGACGCTTTAG
- a CDS encoding nickel/cobalt transporter, translating into MPVNFIARPRRRSTLRRLRDLWPLWLFLTLLVSTLYYVVAYWPQIVLQSAIWQKALHQQMSHLLQMVERQPHQAGLSLLLFSLAYGVLHAVGPGHGKVVIMTYLATHPSKLKSSLKLTLAASLVQGMVAVALVSVVLGILQLSSRTLHHSSFWMEKGSFVLVAGLGALLSLRALKQLYVTLIRQPAPVTIMRIVPLQNARLSALADRRMPLRPHLTSHHFSHQHDGCGCGHRHLPNAEELEGDNHWRTRLMIVLAMGMRPCSGAILVLLFAKVIGVYAWGVAAALVMAAGTAMTISALAALVFFCRRTVERLSTHRAPPVWQRAMFSLLAFSGGVILMVSGMLLYVSAQPALMGGIRPFSG; encoded by the coding sequence ATGCCAGTAAACTTCATCGCACGACCACGCCGACGGTCAACGCTGCGTAGACTGCGCGACCTATGGCCGTTGTGGCTTTTTTTGACGTTACTGGTTTCGACATTGTATTACGTTGTGGCGTACTGGCCGCAAATCGTACTGCAAAGTGCAATTTGGCAGAAAGCACTGCACCAGCAAATGTCGCATCTGCTGCAAATGGTCGAGCGGCAACCACATCAGGCAGGATTAAGCCTACTGTTATTCAGTCTGGCCTATGGCGTGCTCCACGCGGTAGGGCCGGGACATGGTAAGGTCGTTATCATGACTTATTTGGCCACACATCCATCGAAGTTGAAGAGCAGCCTGAAGTTAACACTGGCTGCCTCACTGGTTCAGGGAATGGTGGCTGTGGCGCTAGTGAGTGTTGTCTTGGGGATCTTGCAGTTGTCGAGTCGAACGCTACATCACAGCAGCTTCTGGATGGAAAAGGGCAGCTTTGTGTTGGTGGCGGGACTGGGCGCGTTACTCTCTTTGCGGGCGCTGAAACAACTCTATGTCACTCTCATAAGGCAACCTGCCCCGGTGACCATTATGCGCATTGTCCCATTGCAGAATGCGCGACTGAGCGCACTCGCAGATAGGCGTATGCCTTTGCGCCCGCATTTAACATCACATCACTTTTCTCATCAGCATGACGGTTGTGGTTGTGGGCACCGCCACCTTCCTAACGCGGAGGAACTTGAAGGGGATAACCACTGGCGAACGCGACTAATGATCGTGCTGGCGATGGGAATGCGCCCCTGTTCAGGCGCAATTCTGGTGCTACTCTTCGCTAAAGTCATCGGGGTTTATGCCTGGGGAGTGGCTGCCGCACTGGTGATGGCGGCCGGAACGGCTATGACGATCTCCGCCCTGGCCGCACTGGTTTTTTTCTGCCGCCGCACCGTAGAGCGTCTGAGCACGCATCGTGCGCCGCCGGTGTGGCAGCGGGCAATGTTTTCCCTTTTGGCTTTTTCGGGGGGAGTGATTTTGATGGTTTCCGGCATGTTACTGTATGTTAGCGCGCAGCCCGCACTAATGGGGGGAATTAGGCCCTTCTCCGGCTGA
- a CDS encoding DUF1007 family protein has product MLHYNVFKWGGGRLKWLLLGLTFCQPVFAHPHSFIDMQTTIESHNDHITGLRMQWTMDPITSADLLYDAGKAKPDSEVWKKLAAEVMANVLGQHYFTDIYRDDQPVKYAPVPTEYHLSRKGNQVVLAFVLPLAHPQPIAGKPFLISTYDPTYFVDMSYQNDKAITLSSALAPRCNTTLFTPKPNAELQSYALSLDKNTAPDEDIALGKQFAQRVTLQCQ; this is encoded by the coding sequence ATGTTACATTATAACGTTTTCAAATGGGGTGGGGGACGGCTAAAGTGGCTACTATTAGGTCTGACATTTTGCCAGCCGGTTTTCGCTCACCCACACAGTTTTATTGATATGCAAACGACGATTGAGAGTCACAACGATCACATCACCGGTTTACGCATGCAGTGGACGATGGATCCCATTACGTCCGCCGATTTGTTATACGATGCCGGAAAGGCAAAGCCGGATTCTGAAGTCTGGAAAAAGCTGGCGGCAGAAGTCATGGCTAATGTGTTGGGGCAACACTATTTCACCGATATTTACCGTGATGACCAGCCTGTTAAATATGCGCCGGTGCCAACCGAATACCATCTTTCGCGCAAAGGTAATCAAGTTGTTCTGGCATTCGTATTGCCGTTGGCGCATCCACAACCGATAGCGGGAAAACCTTTTCTGATTTCTACTTATGACCCGACCTATTTTGTCGATATGTCTTATCAAAACGATAAAGCGATAACACTTTCGTCGGCATTGGCGCCACGTTGTAACACGACGCTCTTTACGCCGAAACCCAACGCCGAACTGCAATCGTATGCGTTGTCATTGGATAAAAATACGGCGCCGGATGAAGATATCGCGCTAGGAAAACAGTTTGCTCAACGGGTGACGTTACAATGCCAGTAA
- the glyA gene encoding serine hydroxymethyltransferase: MLKREMNIADYDADLWQAMQQEVVRQEEHIELIASENYTSPRVMQAQGSQLTNKYAEGYPGKRYYGGCEYVDVVEQLAIDRAKALFGADYANVQPHSGSQANFAVYTALLQPGDTILGMNLAHGGHLTHGSPVNLSGKLYNVIPYGIDESGKIDYDEMAELARKHQPKMIVGGFSAYSGVVDWAKMREIADSIGAYLFVDMAHVAGLVAAEVYPNPVPHAHIVTTTTHKTLAGPRGGLILAKGGDEDLYKKLNSAVFPGGQGGPLMHVIAGKAVALKEAMEPEFKVYQQQVAKNAKAMVEVFLARGFNVVSGATSNHLFLLDLVSKNLTGKEADAALGRANITVNKNSVPNDPKSPFVTSGIRIGTPAATRRGFKEAEVRELAGWICDVLDNINDEATIERVKQKVLDLCARFPVYA, from the coding sequence ATGTTAAAGCGTGAAATGAACATTGCCGATTATGATGCCGACCTGTGGCAGGCAATGCAGCAAGAAGTGGTGCGTCAGGAAGAGCACATTGAGCTGATTGCGTCAGAAAATTACACCAGCCCACGCGTAATGCAGGCTCAAGGGTCTCAGTTAACCAACAAGTATGCCGAAGGTTATCCTGGCAAACGTTACTACGGCGGCTGTGAGTATGTTGACGTGGTTGAGCAACTGGCGATCGATCGAGCGAAGGCCTTGTTCGGCGCTGATTATGCCAATGTGCAGCCGCATTCTGGCTCGCAGGCTAACTTTGCTGTGTATACCGCGTTGCTGCAACCGGGAGACACCATTCTGGGTATGAATCTGGCGCACGGTGGTCACCTGACGCACGGTTCCCCTGTTAACCTGTCGGGCAAACTGTATAACGTCATTCCTTACGGTATCGACGAAAGTGGCAAAATTGACTACGACGAAATGGCTGAACTGGCGCGCAAACACCAGCCAAAGATGATCGTTGGCGGTTTCTCTGCTTATTCTGGCGTGGTTGACTGGGCGAAAATGCGTGAAATCGCAGATAGCATCGGCGCCTACCTGTTTGTTGATATGGCGCACGTGGCGGGTCTGGTCGCCGCAGAGGTTTATCCAAACCCAGTTCCTCATGCTCACATCGTAACCACAACGACGCATAAAACGTTGGCTGGCCCGCGCGGTGGCCTGATTTTGGCGAAGGGCGGCGATGAAGATCTCTACAAAAAGCTGAATTCGGCGGTTTTCCCTGGCGGTCAGGGCGGCCCGTTGATGCATGTTATTGCAGGCAAAGCGGTTGCACTGAAAGAAGCGATGGAGCCGGAATTCAAAGTTTATCAGCAGCAGGTGGCAAAAAATGCCAAAGCGATGGTGGAGGTCTTTCTGGCGCGTGGCTTCAACGTGGTTTCCGGCGCCACCAGCAATCACCTGTTCCTGTTAGATCTGGTGAGTAAGAATCTGACGGGGAAAGAAGCCGATGCCGCGTTGGGTCGTGCCAACATCACCGTGAACAAAAACAGCGTGCCCAACGATCCGAAGAGCCCGTTTGTCACGTCCGGTATTCGTATCGGTACGCCCGCCGCAACCCGCCGCGGTTTTAAAGAAGCGGAAGTGCGCGAGTTGGCCGGGTGGATCTGTGATGTGTTAGACAACATCAACGACGAAGCCACCATTGAACGCGTAAAACAGAAAGTGCTGGATCTTTGCGCCCGCTTCCCGGTTTACGCTTAA
- the hmpA gene encoding NO-inducible flavohemoprotein codes for MLDSQTIAIVKSTIPLLAETGPKLTAHFYDRMFTHNPELKDIFNMSNQRNGDQREALFDAICAYATNIENLPALLPAVERIAQKHASFNIQADQYQIVGRHLLATLDEMFSPGQEVLDAWGKAYGVLANVFTQRESDIYRSTEAKEGGWRGVRPFRIVSKQPQSTVITSFTLEPIDGQPIADFQPGQYLAVYIRHDGFANQEIRQYSLTHAPNGKCYRIAVKREDLGTVSGYLHDIAREGDVIYLAAPHGDFFLDISTDTPVALISGGVGQTPMLSMLHALKQQDHQAQVIWLHAAENGATHAFADEIKQTGLSLPQFQQHIWYREPLQADRPGEDYHHRGLMQLDALKTALTTPGMHYYLCGPVVFMQFVAQQLLAMGVSTEQLHYECFGPHKIV; via the coding sequence ATGCTGGATAGCCAAACTATCGCCATCGTCAAATCTACCATCCCCTTGTTAGCGGAGACCGGCCCTAAACTGACCGCGCATTTTTACGATCGCATGTTTACCCATAATCCCGAACTAAAAGATATTTTTAACATGAGCAACCAGCGCAATGGCGATCAGCGGGAAGCGCTGTTCGATGCCATCTGCGCTTATGCGACGAATATAGAAAACCTGCCCGCGCTGCTGCCTGCGGTTGAACGCATCGCCCAGAAGCACGCCAGCTTTAATATTCAAGCCGACCAATATCAGATCGTAGGCCGCCATTTGCTGGCTACGCTGGACGAAATGTTTAGTCCTGGACAGGAGGTGCTGGATGCCTGGGGTAAAGCCTATGGCGTACTGGCCAACGTCTTCACCCAACGCGAGAGCGATATCTACCGTAGCACTGAAGCGAAAGAGGGCGGCTGGCGCGGCGTACGGCCTTTCCGCATAGTAAGTAAGCAACCGCAAAGCACCGTGATTACCAGTTTCACGTTGGAACCTATCGACGGCCAGCCTATTGCTGATTTTCAACCGGGCCAATATTTGGCGGTGTATATCAGACATGATGGGTTCGCCAATCAGGAAATTCGCCAGTACTCGCTGACTCACGCGCCAAACGGAAAATGCTATCGAATTGCGGTCAAACGCGAAGATCTGGGCACGGTTTCCGGCTACTTACATGACATTGCCCGCGAAGGCGATGTCATTTATCTCGCTGCGCCGCACGGTGATTTCTTTCTTGATATTTCAACCGACACGCCGGTTGCCCTAATTTCCGGCGGCGTGGGGCAAACGCCGATGTTGAGCATGTTGCACGCGCTCAAACAGCAGGACCACCAGGCGCAGGTCATCTGGCTGCATGCGGCAGAAAACGGCGCGACGCATGCGTTTGCGGATGAAATTAAACAAACAGGGCTGTCGCTGCCACAGTTCCAGCAGCACATCTGGTATCGAGAACCGCTTCAGGCCGATCGCCCAGGCGAGGATTACCATCATCGCGGACTGATGCAGCTAGACGCGTTAAAAACGGCATTAACGACGCCGGGCATGCACTATTACTTGTGTGGCCCTGTTGTTTTCATGCAATTTGTCGCCCAGCAACTGCTGGCTATGGGGGTCTCTACTGAGCAGTTGCATTACGAATGTTTTGGTCCGCATAAAATTGTCTAA
- the paeY gene encoding pectin acetylesterase PaeY produces the protein MAKCFSGSVALTLMLFAPLTLVYAKHPATTPQTIAQDKTQQLSGAVLDEKTGLSGAVTVRDIHFPATIIIRDQRGKKRQTQTDEQGKYHLDISGLTPPLRLLAIESGGNNCLLNNIPRAICLSAVAPSLHSGKENIANINPLTDRITSDVAVAAGYIGPQQFTDDTASPKLDSAAWKRAYANFHVGFNNALKQAGIKAPAHFDPLTYPAGQQETVTKIVDVINHNRNYHNNTGYSGHTVLTDSAFHPIVGLNNQGRYEPLDYRSARQNLDAIKNAQTRIFIVGDSTAANYEKGRFPRMGWGQVFEQQFSKKSGIKVVNGARAGRSSRDYFYEGWFRQMRPLMKEGDFLFIQMGHNDQNCNSAKAVRGPADVANLCTYPNDATGKKQAPQGKDDMSFQTSLERYITFARQHKLTPVLLTPTTRVKTAEGKDGTPAVHTHFTKQNAENGYAFIGDYSQTIKNTAADNQTILLDIEPATIALANQGNRNHWKQYWLVVDPKKYPFYRNQPGSLSKPDTTHFQKKGAIAVAEIVADAIRQEPALAPLAKKLIRKHK, from the coding sequence ATGGCAAAATGTTTTTCAGGTAGTGTCGCTTTAACATTGATGCTTTTCGCACCTTTAACGCTGGTTTACGCTAAGCATCCCGCTACGACGCCTCAAACGATTGCTCAGGATAAAACGCAACAACTGTCGGGTGCCGTGCTAGATGAAAAAACAGGGTTATCTGGTGCGGTCACCGTACGGGATATCCACTTTCCCGCCACCATCATTATCAGAGATCAGCGTGGCAAGAAGCGGCAGACACAAACCGACGAGCAAGGAAAATATCATCTTGATATTTCAGGCCTTACCCCACCACTGCGTCTTTTAGCTATTGAGTCCGGCGGCAATAACTGTTTACTGAATAACATCCCCCGCGCCATTTGCCTATCCGCTGTGGCCCCGTCATTACATAGCGGCAAAGAGAATATTGCTAATATCAACCCATTGACTGACCGTATTACCTCAGATGTCGCAGTCGCGGCAGGTTATATAGGCCCTCAGCAATTTACCGACGACACAGCCTCGCCAAAGCTGGATTCCGCCGCATGGAAAAGAGCCTATGCTAATTTTCACGTTGGTTTTAATAACGCCTTGAAACAGGCGGGCATCAAGGCACCCGCACACTTCGATCCTCTGACTTATCCTGCGGGCCAGCAGGAAACCGTGACTAAAATCGTCGACGTCATTAATCACAATCGTAATTACCACAACAATACTGGCTACTCCGGTCATACGGTGCTGACTGATAGCGCATTTCATCCCATTGTCGGCCTGAATAATCAAGGTCGTTATGAACCCTTGGATTATCGTTCTGCCCGCCAGAATCTGGATGCGATTAAGAATGCGCAAACGCGTATCTTCATCGTCGGTGATTCAACGGCGGCGAACTATGAAAAAGGGCGCTTTCCCCGTATGGGATGGGGACAGGTTTTTGAACAACAGTTCAGCAAAAAGAGCGGCATCAAGGTGGTGAATGGCGCACGCGCAGGCCGCAGTTCACGCGACTATTTTTACGAAGGCTGGTTCCGCCAGATGCGGCCGCTGATGAAAGAAGGCGATTTCTTGTTCATTCAGATGGGCCATAACGATCAAAATTGCAACAGCGCAAAAGCGGTACGCGGCCCCGCCGATGTAGCAAACCTTTGTACTTATCCCAACGACGCTACCGGGAAAAAGCAGGCGCCGCAGGGAAAAGACGATATGTCATTCCAGACATCATTGGAGCGCTATATTACGTTTGCCCGCCAACACAAGCTCACACCGGTGCTGCTTACGCCGACCACCCGCGTGAAGACGGCTGAAGGGAAAGACGGTACGCCAGCGGTACACACCCACTTCACCAAACAAAATGCTGAAAATGGCTACGCATTTATTGGCGATTACAGTCAGACCATTAAAAACACGGCAGCAGATAATCAGACGATTTTACTGGACATTGAGCCTGCCACTATCGCACTGGCCAATCAGGGCAACCGCAATCACTGGAAACAATACTGGCTGGTGGTCGATCCGAAGAAATACCCTTTTTATCGTAATCAACCCGGTAGCCTAAGCAAACCGGATACGACGCATTTTCAGAAAAAAGGGGCGATTGCCGTCGCGGAGATTGTCGCCGATGCCATTCGACAGGAACCTGCATTAGCCCCGTTGGCAAAAAAATTGATCCGCAAACACAAGTAA
- a CDS encoding pectinesterase family protein, which produces MITTSTFCKTLALAMLVSSPCSLALAANYNALVSSNANGNAYKSIAEAIASAPADGSPFVIYIKNGVYHERLTITRPNIHLQGESRDGTIITATTAAGMLKPDGKKWGTYGSSTVNVSAPDFSARSLTISNDFDYPANQAKASDDPTRIKDSQAVALLVAEKSDRAWFHNVSLTGYQDTLYVKGGRSFFSQCRISGTVDFIFGNGTALFDHCDIVARNRTDVKGQPLGYLTAPSTDITQKYGLVFTHSRVIKEEGVPAKSYALGRPWHPTTTFEDGRYANPNAIGQAVFLNTFMDDHIYGWDKMSGKDKQAEKIWFYPQDSRFFEYKSSGPGAEKTDQRRQLSDAEAAEYTAENVLAGWVPTAPKVK; this is translated from the coding sequence ATGATAACTACCTCAACCTTCTGTAAAACGCTGGCCTTGGCCATGTTAGTCTCTTCTCCCTGCTCGTTAGCACTGGCCGCCAACTACAATGCACTGGTTTCCAGTAACGCGAATGGCAACGCCTACAAATCTATCGCTGAAGCTATCGCCAGTGCTCCGGCTGACGGATCTCCATTTGTTATCTATATAAAGAATGGCGTCTATCATGAGCGCCTGACAATTACGCGTCCAAACATTCATCTGCAGGGCGAGAGCCGTGACGGAACCATTATTACGGCAACAACTGCCGCTGGCATGCTCAAACCCGATGGAAAAAAGTGGGGAACCTACGGTAGCAGCACGGTAAATGTTAGTGCTCCAGATTTCAGCGCCCGTTCGTTAACCATCAGCAATGATTTTGATTATCCAGCCAATCAGGCTAAAGCCAGCGATGATCCAACCAGAATAAAAGATTCTCAGGCTGTGGCGTTGCTGGTGGCCGAGAAGAGCGATCGAGCCTGGTTTCACAATGTCAGCCTAACCGGCTACCAGGACACATTATATGTCAAAGGCGGGCGCAGCTTCTTCTCACAGTGTCGGATCAGCGGCACGGTTGATTTTATCTTTGGTAATGGTACGGCGCTTTTCGACCATTGCGATATCGTTGCACGTAACCGCACCGACGTGAAAGGTCAACCACTCGGCTATCTCACCGCCCCGAGCACCGACATTACGCAAAAATACGGTTTGGTTTTCACCCACAGTCGCGTGATTAAGGAGGAAGGCGTCCCCGCTAAAAGTTATGCGCTTGGCCGCCCCTGGCACCCAACGACCACCTTTGAGGATGGACGCTATGCCAACCCAAATGCGATCGGTCAGGCGGTTTTCCTGAACACCTTTATGGACGATCATATCTATGGCTGGGACAAAATGTCAGGCAAAGATAAACAAGCCGAGAAAATCTGGTTCTATCCGCAGGATTCACGCTTTTTTGAATATAAATCCAGCGGGCCAGGCGCGGAAAAAACCGATCAACGCCGTCAGTTAAGCGATGCGGAAGCCGCAGAATACACGGCAGAAAATGTGTTGGCGGGTTGGGTGCCGACGGCGCCTAAAGTGAAGTAG